DNA from Rubrobacter aplysinae:
AGCCCCGCCGGCGAACTTCAGAGAGTCCACGTAAGGACCCATCGTCTCCAGCACGTCGGACAGGTAACGCTTGCCCACGACCGAGTAGTACGGGCCCCGGATCTCGGTGAGCCCGTGCTGACGGAGCTTCTCTTCACGCTCGTTCATCCGCAAGAACCTGAAAGCCGTCTCGCTCGTCTCGTTAGCATTGGTTGAATTAGCTGGAGTGGGTTACGGGTGGTCTTCGAGCTGTACAGTTTGGAAGAATGTCTGGAGCAGGCGGAGCCAGCTTGTTGGTAGTCTTCTGTACATGACGCTTTATCTGCTGGATCTGTTCGGGGTGGCCGTTTTCGCGGTGAGCGGCGCGCTGAGAGCCGGACAGAAGCAGATGGATCTCTTCGGCGTGCTGGTGATCGCGGTAATCACGGCGATCGGTGGCGGCACGGTGCGGGACGTCTTGCTGGGGAAACAGCCGATCTTCTGGATCTCCGACGTCACTTATCTGTCGGTAATACTCTTGGCTGCAGTGATTACCGTGGCGTACGGCCATTTCAGAGAACCGCCTCGCGGCGCACTCCTCACGGCCGACGCCTTCGGGCTGGCGGTCTTCACGGTGATAGGGGCACAGGCCGCGGCGCAGGCCGCGGTACCCGTACCGATAGTCGTCATCATGGGGACCATCACGGGCGTGGTTGGCGGGGTCATGCGCGACGTGCTGTGCGCGGAGGTGCCGCTGATCCTACGGCGCGAGATCTACGCCACCGCCTCCATAGCCGGCGGCGTAGTCTACATTCTCCTGATCCAGCTGTTCCCCGGAAATCCCGGCGCCACGATTATCCCCGTGGCCATAGTCTTTATACTGCGGCTCGTCGCCATCCGGTTCGACGTCCACATACCATCGTTTTCTCCGAGGCGCGGGAAATAACCGCCGATGCTGCCGACGAAGTTGACGTTGCAGGTTAACGCTGTAGTTTGAAACGCCCGACGACGGAGCGAGCCTTCCTCACTCAGGCACCGTCTGGGTTCCGGGACGACGCTTCCTCCAGGGCGGAGAGGGCCTGAGCCTGGTTCATGCCGGTGCTACGGAGCAGGTCCACGGCCGCCGAGCGGACCTGGCCCACGAGGATGCTGACGGCGAGGTCGTGACGGCCTTCGAGAGCCTTCGTCGCACCCCGCGCCGCCTCCAACGCGAACCGCTGCGCCTCCTCCGCCCCTCCCGGTCCTCCAGGTAATCGGCCAGCGCCCGCACCGCCCGCGAGAGGTCCAGGATGGCCTCTGGCATCGAAGACGGGACCGGAGCCCCGCGCCTTATGGCGTTGGCAGCACCGCGGGCCAGGACCCGGGTGTTGATCACGGCCAGCTCTATCCTTATGCTCGCGCCGGCGTAGAGTTCCAGGTGCTTTATGGACCTGCGCCGGGTCGGAGAGAGACGGGAGATCTCGTAGCCGTCAGAGAGCGCCTCGTCGAAGTCTCTCACCCGGTGGTCGAGCTTCCGGGCTTTTTTCAGGGCTGCCTCGGAATGATCCAAGTCCTCCTCTTCGAGAGCCTCGGCTATCTCTTCGAGTACGGCGACCAGTTTCCGAAAGATAGGCTCGGCGGCCTTCTCGACCAATCGCACCGGGTTCATGGGAAAAAGATAGCTTACCGCCAGGGCAACCCCGCCGCCCACCAGGGCGTTGAAGAAGCGGTCGGGGGTAAAGCCCGAGTCCGGAGGTAGCAGGGCGATCACCAGTATCGCCGAGATCGCAGCCTGGTTTACCAGCAGGCTCCTCCCACCGAAGAATACGGCGGCCACCATGGCAAGCGCGGCCACGACTCCTAGCTGAACCGCGCCAACGCCGATAATCCGCGCGATGACATCGGCTATCGCGAGCCCCAAAGCGACACCGATAGCCACCTCGACCGCGCGTCTACCCCGCTGGCCGGGGGCCAACCCGATCGTGACGACAGTCGCTATGGGAGCGAAGAAGGGCTGCGCGTTGCCCAGCACCACGGCTGCGAGAAAGTAGGAGAGGCTCGCGGCAACCGAGGTCTGGAGTATGGGCCAGAGGTTGGCCGCGAGCCGCCCGGTCCCCGAGGAAAGATACCGGCCCACCTCCGGTAGCGGGTCCGTGGCCCTCATGATCCCGCCTCCCCCCTTCCGCGCTACCTAACCTTCCAGTTCAATAATATCATTTATATCATCTTCGTCGCCGCATCCAGAATACCGCGCTTTTCAGCGGAGGGGGTGGAACGGGGTGAGCTCGGCGGGGGTGCGGCCGGTGGTGATCGTCTCGGCCATCAGCTCTCCGGTGAGCGGTCCCAGGACTATGCCCCACATACCGTGTCCGCCCGCGACGAACACCCGCGACGAGTTGGTCGGGCCTATGAGCGGCAAGCCGTCGGAGGTGCAGGGCCGGGACCCCACCCACTCGTCCGTGCGCTGCTCGAAGTCCACGCCACGTAGCAGGGGCCGGAGGGTTTCGATGATCGCGTTTACGCGGCGCGGGTCGAGCGACTCCTCCGGCGCCCGGAACTCCATCATGCCCGCCACCCGCAGCCGGTCCCCGAGAGGCGTGCAGGTCGTACGCT
Protein-coding regions in this window:
- a CDS encoding trimeric intracellular cation channel family protein — translated: MTLYLLDLFGVAVFAVSGALRAGQKQMDLFGVLVIAVITAIGGGTVRDVLLGKQPIFWISDVTYLSVILLAAVITVAYGHFREPPRGALLTADAFGLAVFTVIGAQAAAQAAVPVPIVVIMGTITGVVGGVMRDVLCAEVPLILRREIYATASIAGGVVYILLIQLFPGNPGATIIPVAIVFILRLVAIRFDVHIPSFSPRRGK
- a CDS encoding FUSC family protein; translation: MRATDPLPEVGRYLSSGTGRLAANLWPILQTSVAASLSYFLAAVVLGNAQPFFAPIATVVTIGLAPGQRGRRAVEVAIGVALGLAIADVIARIIGVGAVQLGVVAALAMVAAVFFGGRSLLVNQAAISAILVIALLPPDSGFTPDRFFNALVGGGVALAVSYLFPMNPVRLVEKAAEPIFRKLVAVLEEIAEALEEEDLDHSEAALKKARKLDHRVRDFDEALSDGYEISRLSPTRRRSIKHLELYAGASIRIELAVINTRVLARGAANAIRRGAPVPSSMPEAILDLSRAVRALADYLEDREGRRRRSGSRWRRRGVRRRLSKAVTTSPSASSWARSARRPWTCSVAPA